ACACTGGTCTGAAGAAGAAGAGCAAGCCCTACTCCTGCAAGCCAAAGCTGAAGTCGAAAAAGCGGTCGAACGTTATCTTAACTTACCGCCTCAAGCACCTGAGTCTGCTTTTGATTACTTATATGAATCCCCAGTCACAGAGCTAAACAAGCAAAGAGACGAACTGATCAACAAAGCGATGCGAATGCAGGGAGGCAAAAATGTCTGAGATTACACTAGTTGAAGCAGTAAACCTCGCCTTGCACCATGAAATGAGCAAGGATCCCAAGGTCGTTTTACTGGGGGAGGATGTCGGTGACAATGGTGGTGTCTTTCGCGCTACAGTTGGCCTAAAAGAAAAATTCGGTTTCAAGCGGGTTATCGACACACCTCTTGCAGAAGCGCTTATCGGCGGGGTCAGTGTTGGTATGGCCACTCAGGGGCTACGTCCTGTGGCGGAGTTTCAATTCCAAGGGTTTGTTTTCCCAGCTATGGAACATCTAATGTGTCACGCTGCACGTATACGCAACCGGACACGTGGGCGTTTAACCTGTCCAGCCGTTTTCCGAGCCCCGTTTGGTGGCGGTATCCATGCACCGGAACACCACTCGGAGAGTATCGAGGCTCTTTTTGCCCATATTCCTGGCTTTCGAGTAGTGATTCCTTCTTCTCCACAACGTGCCTACGGACTGCTGTTGGCCGCAATCCGCAGTAACGATCCAGTCATGTTTTTTGAACCAAAACGTATTTATCGCACAGTGAAATCTAATGTCATTGATAATGGTGAGGCACTTCCTCTGGACAGCTGCTTTACGTTACGCAAAGGACGCGATGTCACTTTAGTGACGTGGGGGGCTTGCGTAGTTGAGTCACTGCAAGCAGCACAAGCTCTCTCTGAACAGGGTATTGAAGCTGAAGTGATTGATTTAGCCAGCATCAAGCCTATCGACATGGATACTATTCTGAAATCCCTAGACAAAACAGGTCGCTTACTTGTCGTCCATGAAGCGAGTAAAACCTGCGGGGTTGGTGCAGAGATCATCGCTCGAGCAGCTGAACATGCGATGTGTACTCTCAAAGCGCCACCGAAACGTGTCACAGGCATGGACACGGTTATGCCTTACTATCGAAATGAAGACTATTTTATGATTCAGGAAGAAGACATTGTTATTGCAGCAAAAGAACTCGTGGAGGGATGGAAATGAGATCATTTTTACTGCCAGATCTTGGTGAAGGACTTGCAGAGTCGGAAATAGTGCAATGGCACGTCAATGTCGGTGACATGGTGGAAGT
This DNA window, taken from Vibrio neptunius, encodes the following:
- a CDS encoding alpha-ketoacid dehydrogenase subunit beta — translated: MSEITLVEAVNLALHHEMSKDPKVVLLGEDVGDNGGVFRATVGLKEKFGFKRVIDTPLAEALIGGVSVGMATQGLRPVAEFQFQGFVFPAMEHLMCHAARIRNRTRGRLTCPAVFRAPFGGGIHAPEHHSESIEALFAHIPGFRVVIPSSPQRAYGLLLAAIRSNDPVMFFEPKRIYRTVKSNVIDNGEALPLDSCFTLRKGRDVTLVTWGACVVESLQAAQALSEQGIEAEVIDLASIKPIDMDTILKSLDKTGRLLVVHEASKTCGVGAEIIARAAEHAMCTLKAPPKRVTGMDTVMPYYRNEDYFMIQEEDIVIAAKELVEGWK